One genomic segment of Alicycliphilus denitrificans K601 includes these proteins:
- a CDS encoding malonyl-CoA decarboxylase, whose protein sequence is MNAATTWISRSVDRLRPGADKKEKEPAAERSTHERLQASLRKSGEALSPRALRRMLADLQDVVAPRVSEIEGGRRAQAVADWYAGAEPAERRDMWLLMCEQFAPDATRFKSAQQRYEAAAGTADAPQAEAHLRRALVSPRTRLLQRFAVFPDGMRFLVDLRAELLPLLKSDKRLLPLEAELEQLFATWFDVAFLELRRLSWDSPASLIEKLIKYEAVHDIRSWADLKNRLDSDRRCYGFFHPRLPNEPLIFVEVALVNEISESITPLLDESAEAADIQRATTAIFYSISSTQTGLRGVSFGDSLIKHVAETLTEEFPRLRTFATLSPIPGFRSWLAKQGAAQLERLDEKQRVELGRAVGFMPPQIAHVLAAADKALELPPKSPVRQLLQQCAARYLGRELQDGKPLDAVARFHLGNGARVERLNWAADPSAKGMKQSFGMMVNYLYDLKRIDKHRALLEEGRVPVSGDIESLCGD, encoded by the coding sequence ATGAACGCAGCCACCACCTGGATTTCGCGCAGCGTCGACCGCCTGCGGCCCGGCGCCGACAAGAAGGAGAAGGAGCCCGCCGCCGAGCGCTCCACCCACGAACGCCTGCAGGCCTCCCTGCGCAAGAGCGGCGAGGCCTTGTCGCCGCGCGCGCTGCGCCGCATGCTGGCCGACCTGCAGGACGTGGTGGCCCCGCGCGTGAGCGAGATCGAGGGCGGCCGCCGCGCCCAGGCCGTGGCCGACTGGTACGCCGGGGCCGAGCCTGCGGAGCGGCGCGACATGTGGCTGCTGATGTGCGAGCAGTTCGCGCCCGACGCCACGCGCTTCAAGTCCGCCCAGCAGCGCTACGAGGCCGCCGCCGGCACGGCCGACGCGCCCCAGGCCGAGGCCCACCTGCGCCGCGCGCTGGTGTCGCCGCGCACGCGGCTGCTGCAGCGCTTCGCCGTGTTCCCCGATGGCATGCGCTTCCTGGTGGACCTGCGCGCCGAGCTGCTGCCGCTGCTCAAGAGCGACAAGCGGCTGCTGCCGCTGGAGGCGGAGCTCGAGCAGCTTTTCGCCACCTGGTTCGACGTGGCCTTCCTGGAGCTCAGGCGCCTGTCGTGGGACTCGCCCGCCTCGTTGATCGAGAAGCTCATCAAGTACGAGGCGGTGCATGACATCCGCAGCTGGGCGGACCTGAAGAACCGCCTGGACAGCGACCGGCGCTGCTACGGCTTCTTCCACCCCCGCCTGCCGAACGAGCCGCTGATCTTCGTGGAGGTGGCGCTCGTCAATGAGATCTCCGAAAGCATCACGCCGCTGCTGGACGAGTCGGCCGAGGCCGCCGACATCCAGCGCGCGACCACGGCCATCTTCTATTCGATCAGCAGCACCCAGACGGGGCTGCGCGGCGTGAGCTTCGGCGACTCGCTCATCAAGCATGTCGCGGAGACGCTGACCGAGGAGTTCCCGCGCCTGCGCACCTTCGCCACGCTGTCGCCCATTCCGGGCTTCCGCTCCTGGCTGGCCAAGCAGGGCGCGGCGCAGCTCGAGCGGCTCGACGAAAAGCAGCGGGTCGAGCTGGGCCGCGCCGTGGGCTTCATGCCGCCGCAGATCGCCCATGTGCTGGCCGCAGCCGACAAGGCGCTGGAGCTGCCCCCGAAGTCGCCCGTGCGCCAGCTGCTGCAGCAATGCGCGGCGCGCTACCTGGGCCGCGAGCTGCAGGACGGCAAGCCCCTGGACGCCGTGGCGCGCTTTCACCTGGGCAACGGCGCACGCGTGGAGCGGCTCAACTGGGCGGCCGACCCTTCGGCCAAGGGCATGAAGCAGTCCTTCGGCATGATGGTCAACTACCTGTACGACCTCAAGCGCATCGACAAGCACCGCGCGCTGCTCGAGGAGGGCAGGGTGCCCGTGTCGGGCGACATAGAAAGCCTGTGCGGCGATTGA
- a CDS encoding universal stress protein, producing the protein MYKRILIATDGSPLSETAVQTGLSLAGLTGASVIALKVVPRYPRSYFDGGLPVDAAEVKRIEKQWSDAAQELVNKVKLRGSNEGVSVKAVVAKSDLVAEAVIAAAKKHNCDLIVMASHGRKGLKRLLLGSETQHVLTHSHIPVLVLR; encoded by the coding sequence ATGTACAAACGCATCCTGATCGCCACCGACGGGTCCCCCCTGTCGGAAACAGCCGTTCAAACCGGCCTGTCACTGGCAGGACTGACGGGCGCATCGGTGATTGCACTCAAGGTGGTACCGCGTTATCCGCGCAGCTATTTCGATGGCGGCCTGCCCGTGGACGCCGCCGAGGTCAAGCGCATCGAAAAGCAGTGGAGCGACGCAGCCCAGGAACTGGTCAACAAGGTCAAGCTGCGCGGCTCGAACGAAGGCGTGAGCGTCAAGGCCGTGGTGGCGAAGTCCGACCTGGTTGCCGAGGCCGTGATCGCGGCCGCCAAGAAGCACAACTGCGACCTGATCGTCATGGCATCGCATGGCCGCAAGGGCCTCAAGCGCCTGCTGCTTGGCAGCGAGACGCAGCACGTGCTGACGCACTCGCACATTCCGGTGCTGGTGCTGCGTTAA
- a CDS encoding heavy metal translocating P-type ATPase, translating to MSDATALLDDPQEWSAFGRLCGAATEGELPADGRWESHVVLEGMHCAACALTIEDALRQVPGVAEADVSAATRRARVVWSPGQVLPSQWMEAVRKAGYRAMPAMDAFVREQRQRESRRALWRWLVAGFCMMQVMMYAWPAYQAMPGDLTAEMEQLLRWASWVISLPVVLFACGPFFSSALRDIRQRRVSMDLPVALGMLITFVVSMIGTFDPTGPFGREVYYDSLTMFVFFLLTGRWLELRLRNRTAGALEAVMNRLPDSVERRTAEGGFVRVATRRLQVGDVVRVLPGEAFPADGRILAGSTQADEALLTGESTPVGKSPGSTVTAGSHNLRSAVEVAVDALGAQTRFGQIVALMEAASLQKPRLAQLADRVARPFLVGVLLAALLAAVWWWPTDPSHALMVAVAVLVVTCPCALSLATPVAMLTTAGTLARGGVLVRNLQALEALATVDTVVFDKTGTLTHDRMAVSGTRVAPGAGLTPEQALGLAAMLARHSFHPVSRALVAAAAETEKPSLPWTLDEVQELPGAGLQARAWQMGQQEVILRLGSAAHARVAPMEGQQVVLSAERAGQVAELARFALSEALRPEAASVVRQLRSAGIDVQLLSGDRSAAVQGVAARAGIDVAHGDCTPQDKLQRLQALQAGGHCVAMVGDGLNDGPVLAGAHASFAFGKAVPLAQSRSDIVVLGDNLAPVALTLLLARRTLRIVRQNLWWAAGYNAVGVPLAIAGYMPAWLAGLGMALSSLLVVMNAARLARIPGGDAVAISQPAHSTPMPVEVA from the coding sequence ATGTCCGATGCGACGGCGCTGCTGGATGACCCGCAGGAGTGGTCCGCCTTCGGCCGGCTGTGCGGCGCCGCGACCGAAGGGGAGTTGCCGGCGGATGGGCGGTGGGAGTCCCATGTCGTGCTCGAAGGCATGCACTGCGCGGCCTGCGCCCTGACCATCGAGGATGCGCTGCGCCAGGTGCCCGGCGTGGCCGAGGCCGACGTGAGCGCCGCCACGCGCCGCGCACGCGTGGTGTGGAGCCCGGGGCAGGTCCTGCCCTCGCAATGGATGGAGGCGGTGCGCAAGGCCGGCTACCGCGCCATGCCCGCCATGGACGCCTTCGTCCGCGAGCAGCGCCAGCGCGAGAGCCGCCGCGCGCTGTGGCGCTGGCTGGTGGCGGGCTTCTGCATGATGCAGGTCATGATGTACGCATGGCCCGCCTACCAGGCCATGCCCGGCGACCTGACCGCAGAGATGGAGCAGCTGCTGCGCTGGGCCTCGTGGGTCATCAGCCTGCCCGTGGTGCTGTTCGCCTGCGGGCCGTTTTTCTCCAGCGCGCTGCGCGACATACGCCAGCGCCGCGTGAGCATGGATCTGCCCGTGGCGCTGGGCATGCTGATCACCTTCGTGGTGAGCATGATCGGCACCTTCGATCCCACGGGGCCGTTCGGGCGCGAAGTGTATTACGACTCGCTCACCATGTTCGTGTTCTTCCTGCTCACCGGCCGCTGGCTGGAGCTGCGCCTGCGCAACCGCACGGCCGGCGCGCTCGAGGCCGTGATGAACCGGCTGCCCGACAGCGTCGAGCGCCGCACCGCGGAGGGCGGTTTCGTGCGCGTGGCCACGCGGCGGCTGCAGGTGGGCGACGTGGTGCGGGTGCTGCCCGGCGAGGCCTTCCCGGCCGATGGGCGCATCCTTGCCGGCAGCACGCAGGCCGACGAGGCCTTGCTGACAGGCGAATCCACGCCTGTGGGCAAGTCGCCGGGCAGCACGGTCACGGCGGGCAGCCATAACCTGCGCTCCGCAGTGGAAGTGGCGGTCGACGCCCTGGGTGCGCAGACGCGCTTCGGACAGATCGTGGCGCTGATGGAAGCCGCTTCGCTGCAGAAGCCCCGCCTGGCCCAGTTGGCCGACCGGGTGGCGCGCCCCTTCCTTGTGGGGGTGCTGCTGGCGGCGCTGCTTGCGGCCGTCTGGTGGTGGCCCACCGACCCCAGCCATGCGCTGATGGTGGCCGTCGCAGTCCTGGTGGTCACCTGCCCCTGTGCGCTGTCGCTGGCCACGCCGGTGGCCATGCTCACCACCGCGGGTACGCTGGCGCGCGGCGGCGTGCTGGTGCGCAACCTGCAGGCGCTGGAGGCGCTGGCCACCGTGGATACGGTGGTGTTCGACAAGACGGGTACGCTCACGCATGACCGCATGGCGGTGTCCGGGACGCGGGTGGCACCGGGCGCCGGGTTGACTCCGGAGCAGGCCCTGGGCCTGGCGGCCATGCTGGCCCGGCATTCATTCCACCCCGTGTCGCGCGCCTTGGTCGCCGCGGCGGCGGAAACGGAGAAGCCGAGCCTGCCCTGGACCCTGGATGAAGTCCAGGAACTGCCGGGGGCAGGGCTGCAGGCCCGGGCCTGGCAGATGGGGCAGCAGGAGGTAATTCTGCGCCTGGGATCGGCCGCCCATGCGCGCGTGGCGCCGATGGAAGGGCAGCAGGTGGTGCTGTCGGCCGAGCGTGCGGGGCAGGTCGCCGAACTGGCGCGCTTTGCCTTGAGCGAGGCGCTGCGCCCCGAGGCCGCCTCCGTGGTGCGGCAGCTTCGCTCCGCGGGCATCGATGTGCAGCTGCTCTCGGGCGACCGCAGCGCGGCGGTGCAGGGCGTGGCCGCCCGTGCGGGCATCGACGTGGCGCATGGCGACTGCACGCCCCAGGACAAGCTGCAGCGCCTGCAGGCCCTTCAGGCCGGCGGCCACTGCGTGGCCATGGTGGGTGACGGGTTGAACGACGGTCCGGTGCTGGCGGGCGCGCATGCCTCGTTCGCATTCGGCAAGGCTGTGCCGTTGGCGCAATCCCGTTCTGACATTGTTGTTTTAGGTGACAATCTCGCCCCGGTGGCCCTGACCCTGCTGCTGGCACGGCGTACTTTGCGCATCGTGCGCCAGAACTTGTGGTGGGCTGCCGGATACAACGCCGTTGGCGTTCCGTTGGCCATCGCGGGATACATGCCGGCCTGGCTGGCAGGCCTGGGTATGGCGCTCAGTTCGCTGCTGGTGGTGATGAATGCGGCGCGCCTGGCGCGCATTCCTGGCGGCGATGCCGTTGCCATTTCGCAACCGGCGCATTCCACGCCCATGCCTGTAGAGGTGGCCTGA
- a CDS encoding malonate--CoA ligase: MQSDNLFSALRAAFPSDLDQIAVEAASASGEPLLYTWRDLDRASARIANLLASLKLPEGSRIAVQVEKSVEAMLLYLATLRAGYVFLPLNTAYQSAEIEYFVGNAEPAVVVCTPGNFSWVSRIAFTAGTQHVFTLGDDRTGTLLERAAHFGDEHAPAVRKADDLAAILYTSGTTGRSKGAMLTHGNLLSNARVLKDYWGWKPGDVLIHALPIFHVHGLFVAIHGALINGSRMIWMAKFDPKAAIAAMQRATVFMGVPTLYVRMLAEPALTKAAVSHMRLFISGSAPLLIETFKEWQDRTGHTILERYGMSETIMLTSNPCTADARHGGQSERRGGTVGFALPGVGLRVVDDAGKEVPVGEIGNIQVRGPNVFKGYWRMPEKTKEEFSTDGWFKTGDVGEVDERGYVSIVGRSKDLIISGGYNVYPAEIEGYINEMPGVAESALVGVPHPDFGEVGVAVVIPRPGVALDGEAIIAQLKSQLANFKIPKRCFVATELPRNTMGKVQKNLLREQYKGLFA; encoded by the coding sequence ATGCAATCCGACAACCTGTTCAGCGCGCTGCGCGCAGCCTTCCCGTCCGACCTGGACCAGATCGCCGTCGAGGCCGCATCGGCCAGCGGCGAGCCGCTGCTCTACACCTGGCGTGACCTGGACCGCGCCAGCGCCCGCATCGCCAACCTGCTGGCCTCGCTCAAGCTGCCCGAGGGCAGCCGCATCGCCGTGCAGGTGGAGAAATCGGTCGAAGCCATGCTGCTGTACCTGGCCACGCTGCGCGCGGGCTACGTGTTCCTGCCGCTGAACACCGCCTACCAGAGCGCCGAGATCGAATACTTCGTCGGCAACGCCGAGCCCGCCGTGGTCGTGTGCACGCCGGGCAACTTCTCCTGGGTGTCCAGGATCGCCTTCACCGCGGGCACGCAGCACGTGTTCACGCTGGGCGATGACCGCACGGGCACGCTGCTCGAGCGCGCCGCGCACTTCGGCGACGAGCACGCGCCCGCCGTCCGCAAGGCCGACGACCTCGCCGCCATCCTCTACACCAGCGGCACCACCGGCCGCAGCAAGGGCGCGATGCTCACGCACGGCAACCTGCTGTCCAACGCGCGGGTGCTCAAGGACTACTGGGGCTGGAAGCCGGGCGACGTGCTCATCCACGCGCTGCCCATCTTCCACGTGCACGGGCTGTTCGTCGCGATCCACGGCGCGCTGATCAACGGCAGCAGGATGATCTGGATGGCCAAGTTCGACCCCAAGGCCGCGATCGCCGCCATGCAGCGCGCCACGGTGTTCATGGGCGTGCCCACGCTCTACGTGCGCATGCTGGCCGAGCCGGCGCTCACGAAGGCCGCCGTGAGCCACATGCGCCTGTTCATCTCGGGCTCGGCGCCGCTGCTCATCGAGACCTTCAAGGAATGGCAGGACCGCACGGGCCACACCATCCTGGAGCGCTACGGCATGAGCGAGACCATCATGCTCACCTCCAACCCCTGCACGGCCGACGCGCGCCACGGCGGGCAGAGCGAGCGGCGCGGCGGCACCGTGGGCTTTGCGCTGCCCGGCGTGGGCCTGCGCGTGGTGGACGACGCGGGCAAGGAGGTGCCCGTGGGCGAGATCGGCAACATCCAGGTCAGGGGCCCCAACGTGTTCAAGGGCTACTGGCGCATGCCCGAGAAAACCAAGGAAGAGTTCAGCACCGACGGCTGGTTCAAGACCGGCGACGTGGGCGAGGTGGACGAGCGAGGCTACGTGAGCATCGTAGGCCGCAGCAAGGACCTGATCATCAGCGGCGGCTACAACGTCTACCCGGCCGAGATCGAGGGCTACATCAACGAGATGCCCGGCGTGGCCGAGAGCGCCCTGGTGGGTGTGCCGCACCCCGACTTCGGCGAGGTGGGTGTGGCCGTGGTGATCCCCAGGCCCGGCGTGGCGCTGGACGGCGAGGCGATCATCGCGCAGCTCAAGAGCCAGCTCGCCAACTTTAAGATCCCCAAGCGCTGCTTCGTCGCCACCGAACTGCCGCGCAACACCATGGGCAAGGTGCAGAAGAACCTGCTGCGCGAACAGTACAAGGGCCTGTTCGCCTGA
- the ccoN gene encoding cytochrome-c oxidase, cbb3-type subunit I codes for MESSQTKVAHYDDTVVRQFTIMAVVWGVVGMLVGVFIAAQLTWPELNFGIPWLSYGRLRPLHTNAVIFAFGGCGLFATSYYVVQRTSQARLFMPKLASFTFWAWQAVIVAAAISLPLGYTSGKEYAELEWPIDILIAVTWVSYAIVFFGTVGTRKVKHIYVANWFFGAFIIAVALLHIVNSAAIPAGWMKSYSAYAGVQDAMVQWWYGHNAVGFYLTTGFLGMMYYFIPKQAGRPVYSYRLSIVHFWALIFTYMWAGPHHLHYTALPDWTQSVGMVFSLILLAPSWGGMINGMMTLSGAWHKLRDDPILRFLIVSLSFYGMSTFEGPMMSIKTVNALSHYTDWTVGHVHSGALGWVGLITMGSLYYLVPRLFGKDKMHSIKAIELHFWMATIGIVLYIAAMWIAGVMQGLMWRAVNTDGTLTYTFVESVKATYPFYAIRFFGGLLYLSGMVLMAWNVWMTAISGRAVKVAIPAVKAAHA; via the coding sequence ATGGAGTCATCACAAACAAAAGTTGCGCACTACGACGATACCGTCGTGCGCCAATTCACGATCATGGCCGTGGTCTGGGGGGTGGTGGGCATGCTGGTCGGCGTGTTCATCGCAGCACAGCTGACTTGGCCCGAACTGAATTTCGGCATTCCATGGCTGAGTTACGGGCGCCTGCGCCCGCTGCACACCAATGCGGTGATCTTCGCCTTCGGCGGTTGCGGCCTGTTCGCCACCAGCTACTACGTAGTGCAGCGCACCAGCCAGGCGCGGCTGTTCATGCCTAAGCTGGCCAGCTTCACCTTCTGGGCCTGGCAGGCCGTCATCGTGGCCGCCGCCATCAGCCTGCCGTTGGGCTACACGTCGGGCAAGGAATACGCCGAGTTGGAATGGCCGATCGACATCCTGATCGCCGTCACCTGGGTCAGCTACGCCATCGTGTTCTTCGGCACGGTGGGTACGCGCAAGGTCAAGCACATCTACGTGGCCAACTGGTTCTTCGGCGCCTTCATCATTGCCGTGGCCCTGCTGCACATCGTCAACAGTGCCGCTATTCCCGCGGGCTGGATGAAGAGCTATTCCGCCTACGCCGGCGTGCAGGACGCCATGGTCCAGTGGTGGTACGGCCACAACGCCGTGGGCTTCTACCTGACCACGGGCTTTCTGGGCATGATGTACTACTTCATCCCCAAGCAGGCCGGCCGCCCGGTGTACAGCTACCGCCTGTCCATCGTGCACTTCTGGGCGCTGATCTTCACCTACATGTGGGCCGGTCCCCATCACCTGCACTACACCGCGCTGCCCGACTGGACGCAGTCCGTGGGCATGGTGTTCTCGCTGATCCTGCTGGCGCCCAGCTGGGGCGGCATGATCAACGGCATGATGACCCTGTCGGGCGCCTGGCACAAGCTGCGTGACGACCCCATCCTGCGCTTCCTGATCGTGTCGCTGTCGTTCTATGGCATGTCCACCTTCGAGGGCCCGATGATGTCGATCAAGACCGTCAACGCCCTGTCGCACTACACCGACTGGACCGTGGGCCACGTGCACTCCGGTGCCCTGGGCTGGGTCGGCCTGATCACCATGGGTTCGCTGTACTACTTGGTGCCGCGCCTGTTCGGCAAGGACAAGATGCACTCCATCAAGGCCATCGAACTGCACTTCTGGATGGCGACGATCGGCATCGTGCTCTACATCGCCGCCATGTGGATCGCCGGCGTGATGCAGGGCCTGATGTGGCGCGCCGTCAACACCGACGGCACGCTGACCTACACCTTCGTCGAAAGCGTCAAGGCCACCTATCCGTTCTATGCCATCCGGTTCTTCGGGGGCCTGCTGTATCTGTCCGGCATGGTCCTGATGGCCTGGAACGTATGGATGACTGCGATTTCTGGTCGTGCCGTCAAGGTGGCCATTCCGGCTGTGAAGGCCGCGCACGCTTGA
- a CDS encoding enoyl-CoA hydratase/isomerase family protein — MAGEVVAALAALEGPDRGIVRVALRSEGRLNAMSRAMWRQLCSVFESVQRSADARCVLIEGEDGAFCAGGDISEYPAFRFDPASLRDFHENDVWGGLSAMLACDVPIVACIDGACMGAGVEIASCCDIRIAATGARFGAPIARLGFPMAPREARLVAGAVGETTARQMLLEAATFSAAEMAQRGFLSRVVEPALLRAQALGTARRIAALAPGAARLNKQTLRALKAQDMPKTPVHQAQTAIDTVANPDPYAYAASAEHREGIAAFLDKRPPNF, encoded by the coding sequence ATGGCGGGTGAAGTGGTGGCGGCCCTGGCCGCGCTGGAGGGGCCTGACCGGGGCATCGTGCGCGTCGCGCTGCGCAGCGAAGGGCGCCTGAACGCCATGTCGCGCGCCATGTGGCGCCAGCTTTGCTCCGTTTTCGAGAGCGTCCAGCGCAGTGCGGATGCGCGCTGCGTGCTCATCGAAGGAGAGGACGGCGCGTTCTGTGCGGGCGGCGACATTTCCGAGTACCCGGCGTTCCGCTTCGACCCAGCGAGCCTGCGCGACTTCCACGAGAACGACGTCTGGGGCGGCCTGTCGGCGATGCTGGCCTGCGACGTGCCCATCGTCGCGTGCATTGACGGCGCCTGCATGGGCGCGGGCGTGGAGATCGCGAGCTGCTGCGACATCCGCATCGCCGCCACCGGTGCGCGCTTCGGCGCGCCCATCGCCCGGCTGGGCTTTCCCATGGCGCCGCGCGAGGCCCGGCTCGTGGCCGGCGCCGTGGGCGAGACCACCGCGCGGCAGATGCTGCTGGAGGCAGCCACCTTCAGCGCCGCCGAGATGGCGCAGCGCGGCTTCCTGAGCCGCGTGGTGGAGCCCGCGCTGCTGCGCGCCCAGGCCCTGGGGACGGCCCGGCGCATCGCCGCGCTCGCGCCGGGCGCGGCGCGGCTCAACAAGCAGACCCTGCGCGCATTGAAGGCACAAGACATGCCGAAAACGCCTGTGCATCAAGCACAGACAGCTATCGATACGGTAGCAAACCCCGATCCCTATGCCTACGCGGCGAGTGCCGAGCACCGCGAAGGCATTGCCGCATTCCTCGACAAACGACCTCCCAACTTCTGA
- the ccoO gene encoding cytochrome-c oxidase, cbb3-type subunit II yields MSNTQNNTSSGFTHEKVETSNFLMIVLILLVVAIGGLVEIVPLFFQKSTTEAVQGLKPYTPLQLAGRDIYVREGCYNCHSQMIRPFRAETLRYGHYSVAGEFVYDHPFQWGSKRTGPDLHRVGGKYSDEWHRIHLNNPRDVVPESNMPAYPWLEKTQLDPAVSAPHMKALRTVGVPYTDEEIAGAAEQVKGKTEMDALVAYLQVLGRTLR; encoded by the coding sequence ATGTCCAATACACAGAACAACACTTCGTCCGGCTTCACCCACGAGAAGGTCGAGACCAGCAACTTCCTGATGATCGTCCTGATCCTCCTGGTGGTTGCCATTGGCGGCCTGGTGGAAATCGTGCCGCTGTTCTTCCAGAAGTCCACCACGGAAGCCGTGCAGGGCCTCAAGCCCTACACCCCGCTGCAGCTGGCTGGGCGCGACATCTATGTACGCGAGGGCTGCTACAACTGCCACTCGCAGATGATCCGCCCCTTCCGCGCGGAAACGCTGCGCTACGGCCATTATTCGGTGGCCGGTGAATTCGTCTACGACCACCCGTTCCAGTGGGGTTCCAAGCGCACGGGCCCGGACCTGCACCGCGTGGGCGGGAAGTACAGCGACGAATGGCACCGCATCCACCTGAACAATCCGCGCGACGTGGTACCCGAGTCGAACATGCCGGCCTATCCGTGGCTGGAAAAGACCCAGCTCGATCCCGCCGTTTCCGCTCCGCACATGAAGGCGCTGCGCACCGTGGGCGTTCCCTACACGGACGAGGAAATCGCCGGTGCGGCCGAGCAAGTCAAGGGCAAGACGGAAATGGATGCCCTGGTCGCCTACCTGCAGGTACTGGGCCGCACGCTCAGGTAA
- a CDS encoding Bug family tripartite tricarboxylate transporter substrate binding protein — MQERDDTQRFTDMPRRRDMLRAAGAAGLAAAAGGAWAQGASTWPSKPVTLIVPFPAGGGTDAFARPLAAQFSKSTGKTLVIDNRGGAGGTVGASIAAKAHPDGYTLFMGGAHHVIAPSVYPRLDYDIEKDFVPLALLASVPQVVVVNPRNVKANTIQELLAMVKSSPGKFNYASAGSGSSHHLAGELFKIQTGTFITHIPYRGAGPALQDLIGGNVDMMFDGLGSSAGHIKGGRIKALMVAGSKRNPAFPDVPCAAEVGLPDYNVSTWYGLWTPKGTPPDVQARIVEEIRKLGASDEIKAIWAGNGAEFGTLSPQDFGKMIGSEVKRWAQVVKASGAKIE; from the coding sequence ATGCAAGAGAGAGACGACACCCAGCGCTTCACGGACATGCCGCGGCGGCGCGACATGCTGCGCGCCGCAGGCGCGGCGGGCCTGGCAGCCGCCGCGGGTGGCGCCTGGGCGCAGGGTGCCAGCACCTGGCCTTCCAAGCCCGTGACCCTGATCGTGCCCTTCCCTGCGGGCGGCGGCACCGATGCCTTCGCGCGCCCGCTGGCCGCGCAGTTCTCCAAGAGCACGGGCAAGACCCTGGTGATCGACAACCGCGGCGGCGCGGGCGGCACCGTGGGCGCGAGCATCGCGGCCAAGGCGCATCCCGACGGCTACACGCTATTCATGGGCGGCGCGCACCACGTCATCGCGCCCTCGGTCTACCCCAGGCTCGACTACGACATCGAGAAGGACTTCGTCCCCCTGGCCCTGCTCGCCAGCGTGCCGCAGGTGGTGGTGGTCAACCCGCGCAACGTGAAGGCCAACACCATCCAGGAGCTCCTGGCCATGGTCAAGAGCAGTCCCGGCAAGTTCAACTACGCATCGGCCGGGTCGGGCAGTTCGCACCACCTGGCGGGCGAGCTGTTCAAGATCCAGACCGGTACCTTCATCACCCACATCCCCTACCGCGGCGCGGGCCCGGCGCTGCAGGACCTGATCGGCGGCAACGTGGACATGATGTTCGACGGCCTGGGCTCCTCGGCCGGGCACATCAAGGGAGGGCGCATCAAGGCGCTCATGGTCGCGGGCTCCAAGCGCAACCCGGCCTTCCCCGACGTGCCCTGCGCCGCCGAGGTTGGCCTGCCCGACTACAACGTCAGCACCTGGTACGGCCTGTGGACGCCCAAGGGCACGCCGCCCGACGTGCAGGCGCGCATCGTCGAGGAGATCCGCAAGCTCGGCGCCTCCGACGAGATCAAGGCCATCTGGGCCGGCAACGGCGCCGAGTTCGGCACCCTGAGCCCGCAGGACTTCGGCAAGATGATCGGCAGCGAGGTCAAGCGCTGGGCGCAGGTGGTCAAGGCGTCGGGCGCCAAGATCGAGTGA
- the ccoS gene encoding cbb3-type cytochrome oxidase assembly protein CcoS, producing MDILYLLIPLSVVLVLFVLAGLWWAVYRGQFENIDQEGERILRND from the coding sequence ATGGACATTCTGTATCTGCTGATTCCGCTGTCTGTCGTGCTCGTGCTGTTCGTGCTGGCCGGCCTGTGGTGGGCTGTCTATCGGGGACAGTTCGAAAACATCGATCAAGAGGGGGAGCGCATTCTGAGGAATGATTGA
- a CDS encoding cbb3-type cytochrome oxidase subunit 3, with protein MDITTMRIVVTLASLACFVGIWFWAFMRRNKTRFEEAAQLPFTED; from the coding sequence ATGGACATCACCACCATGCGTATTGTGGTCACGCTGGCATCGCTGGCGTGTTTCGTGGGCATCTGGTTCTGGGCGTTCATGCGCCGCAACAAGACCCGGTTCGAGGAGGCGGCGCAGCTGCCCTTCACCGAGGACTGA